The following coding sequences are from one Prochlorococcus sp. MIT 0604 window:
- the larB gene encoding nickel pincer cofactor biosynthesis protein LarB — protein MNFDIKFDFERRERLGLIEAIWGQDKSIDQLKRLSENVLNKNEVVFITRINSEKANFLLDLYNHARFYEEAQCLIIGDNFNKLNTNKKVAIISGGTSDLAVTREAQLALEIYGVTCQSFIDVGVAGLHRLMSQLEEINKYDVLIVCAGMEGALATVVGGLLAQPIIAVPVSVGYGVSKDGETALNSMLSSCSPGITVMNIDNGYGAAMAALRIVKSIS, from the coding sequence ATGAATTTTGACATAAAGTTTGACTTCGAAAGGAGAGAAAGGCTAGGACTTATTGAGGCAATTTGGGGTCAAGACAAGAGTATCGATCAATTAAAGAGATTATCTGAAAATGTATTAAATAAAAATGAGGTTGTTTTTATTACTAGGATTAATAGTGAAAAAGCCAATTTTCTTTTGGATTTGTATAATCACGCAAGATTCTATGAAGAAGCACAATGCTTAATAATTGGTGATAACTTCAATAAATTAAATACAAATAAAAAAGTTGCCATAATTTCAGGAGGGACAAGTGATTTAGCAGTAACACGCGAAGCTCAATTAGCGCTAGAAATATATGGAGTGACTTGTCAATCTTTTATAGATGTCGGTGTTGCAGGACTTCATCGATTAATGAGTCAGTTAGAAGAAATTAATAAATATGATGTATTAATAGTTTGTGCTGGAATGGAAGGGGCTTTGGCAACAGTTGTGGGAGGATTGTTGGCGCAACCTATAATTGCAGTACCTGTCTCGGTCGGCTACGGTGTTAGCAAGGATGGAGAAACTGCTTTAAATAGTATGTTGTCAAGTTGCTCTCCAGGTATTACGGTTATGAATATAGATAATGGTTACGGAGCAGCAATGGCGGCTCTAAGAATTGTTAAAAGTATTTCCTAA
- a CDS encoding TIGR03792 family protein, producing MNNYPGETVIEELRLKVPADAKIAWLNAEKEIWEPWLSSKEGYLGRQLFWDKEKEEALILVNWKSKKLWKSIPMSDVNVIQEKFEDNVKTALNVSENPFELIYEGELDKQR from the coding sequence ATGAATAATTATCCAGGTGAAACAGTCATAGAAGAATTAAGGCTAAAAGTCCCTGCCGATGCAAAAATAGCATGGTTGAATGCCGAAAAAGAAATTTGGGAGCCATGGTTATCTTCTAAAGAGGGTTATTTGGGGAGACAATTATTCTGGGATAAAGAAAAAGAAGAGGCTTTAATATTGGTAAATTGGAAAAGTAAAAAATTATGGAAAAGTATACCAATGTCAGATGTAAATGTAATCCAAGAAAAGTTTGAAGACAATGTTAAAACTGCTTTAAATGTAAGTGAAAATCCTTTTGAATTAATTTATGAGGGAGAGTTAGATAAGCAAAGATGA
- the ispF gene encoding 2-C-methyl-D-erythritol 2,4-cyclodiphosphate synthase yields MSKTLKFRIGNGYDIHRLVKGRNLIIGGIKLTHPEDLGLDGHSDADVLSHSIMDALLGALSLGDIGKYFPPTDGKWKNADSLFLLSKVIELIRDEGWDVNNIDSVIVAERPKIKPYVELMKNNISKILQIDLDMIGIKATTNEKLGPEGREEGISCHSVVLLYKR; encoded by the coding sequence ATGAGCAAAACACTAAAGTTCCGCATCGGTAATGGATACGATATTCACAGACTTGTTAAAGGTAGAAATTTAATTATAGGTGGTATAAAACTAACACATCCAGAAGATTTAGGATTAGATGGACATAGTGATGCTGATGTTTTAAGCCACTCAATAATGGATGCTTTATTGGGAGCACTATCTCTTGGAGATATCGGTAAATATTTCCCCCCCACTGATGGGAAATGGAAAAATGCCGATAGTTTATTTTTGTTATCTAAAGTTATCGAATTAATCAGGGATGAAGGATGGGATGTTAATAACATTGATAGTGTTATTGTGGCTGAAAGACCAAAAATTAAACCTTATGTAGAATTAATGAAAAATAATATTTCTAAGATCTTACAAATTGATTTAGATATGATAGGGATTAAAGCAACTACTAATGAAAAATTGGGTCCAGAAGGTAGAGAAGAAGGAATAAGTTGTCATTCTGTAGTATTGCTTTATAAGAGATGA
- a CDS encoding polysaccharide biosynthesis/export family protein, with product MSILFFCSALFRLEVAKSEINDPFFISEKQISTSYLDSKNELEDYIIGAGDGLFIEFYPALELSGLFTVNEEGEVYLPRLNEVNVSGLTTSELEKLLEENYAEFLITPTVKIKIAVFKESKVIVTGEVRYPGSYLFPSYISASAPNFLNAEKESQNIDIESKYSEDLRKFKNSNRLRKNYFQNENILNDQYTVGKDSRNTKNISDVIRKAGGITSSSDLSRVKVIRRIPLGKGGGKKVAVLNLNEFLSDHASDNNLRIFDGDRIFIPSLKNKNVEQVAKSVVTGLSPRFVEVNVYGRVQNPGTFKLPLEGTLSDAIDITGPIKPLSGKVVLIRYKSDGSIQKEKISYSAKAPRGSKRNPFIKEGDLITVTNSVLGKTSGVIQEITAPLQGIYFTKELIDNF from the coding sequence TTGTCGATTTTATTTTTTTGCAGTGCCTTATTTCGTCTTGAAGTTGCAAAATCAGAAATAAATGATCCTTTTTTTATAAGCGAAAAACAAATCTCTACTTCTTATTTAGATTCCAAAAATGAATTGGAAGATTATATTATCGGGGCAGGTGATGGGCTTTTTATCGAATTCTATCCTGCTTTAGAATTAAGTGGTTTATTCACAGTTAATGAGGAAGGTGAAGTTTATCTTCCAAGACTTAACGAAGTAAATGTAAGTGGCTTAACTACATCAGAATTGGAAAAATTATTAGAGGAAAATTATGCAGAATTTCTTATTACACCAACTGTTAAAATTAAGATTGCAGTCTTTAAAGAAAGTAAAGTAATTGTTACTGGAGAGGTTAGATATCCTGGAAGTTATTTATTCCCCTCGTACATATCTGCATCTGCTCCTAACTTTTTGAATGCTGAAAAAGAATCTCAAAATATTGATATTGAATCCAAATATTCTGAGGATCTTAGAAAGTTTAAAAATTCAAATAGATTAAGAAAAAATTATTTTCAAAATGAAAATATACTTAATGATCAATATACCGTTGGAAAAGATTCTAGAAATACTAAGAATATTTCAGATGTTATTCGAAAAGCGGGAGGAATAACTTCATCAAGTGATTTGTCTAGAGTTAAAGTTATAAGAAGAATTCCCTTAGGAAAAGGAGGAGGGAAAAAGGTCGCTGTCTTAAATCTAAATGAATTTCTCAGCGATCATGCTTCAGACAATAATTTAAGAATCTTTGATGGGGACAGGATATTTATTCCATCTCTAAAAAATAAAAATGTAGAACAAGTTGCTAAATCAGTTGTTACTGGTTTGTCTCCACGTTTTGTAGAGGTAAATGTTTATGGAAGAGTTCAGAATCCAGGAACATTTAAACTTCCTTTGGAAGGGACATTATCTGATGCAATAGATATAACTGGACCAATAAAACCATTATCAGGGAAGGTTGTTTTGATTAGATATAAAAGTGATGGATCAATTCAAAAAGAAAAAATTTCTTACTCTGCTAAAGCACCAAGAGGTTCAAAAAGAAATCCTTTCATTAAAGAAGGTGACCTAATAACTGTAACTAATAGTGTTCTAGGGAAAACTAGTGGTGTAATACAAGAAATAACTGCTCCTCTTCAAGGAATATATTTCACAAAAGAACTAATAGATAATTTTTAG
- the era gene encoding GTPase Era — protein sequence MTNYRSGFVTLLGRPNVGKSTLINKLIGEKITITSPIAQTTRNKLKGILTTSNGQIIFVDTPGVHKPHHRLGEILVKNAKAAINGVDMVIFVIDSSEEPGRGDEYILNFLTANKTDFIVALNKWDLVNKEFRNLRLDQYRRFFGIKRNFQIVSASKGEGCSELVDKTLNFLPEGPKLYGEETICDQPLDNLLSDLVREQVLLNTREEVPHSVAVKIEKLEEMKRKNGKGFTAILATIIVERTTQKGILIGKKGSMLKIIGQSARSNMSKLIDGPVHLELFVKVVPNWRKKESRLIEFGYEEEF from the coding sequence TTGACCAATTATAGATCTGGGTTTGTAACTTTACTAGGAAGACCAAATGTGGGTAAATCTACTTTAATTAATAAATTGATTGGAGAAAAAATAACAATAACTTCTCCAATAGCGCAAACTACTAGAAATAAATTAAAAGGAATACTTACTACAAGCAATGGGCAAATAATTTTTGTCGATACACCAGGTGTTCATAAACCTCATCATAGACTCGGAGAGATATTAGTAAAAAACGCAAAAGCTGCAATTAATGGAGTTGATATGGTGATTTTTGTAATTGATTCAAGTGAAGAACCTGGCAGAGGTGATGAATATATATTGAACTTTTTAACCGCCAATAAAACTGATTTTATTGTGGCGTTAAATAAGTGGGATTTGGTTAATAAAGAATTTAGGAATTTAAGATTAGATCAATATAGAAGATTTTTTGGAATTAAAAGAAATTTTCAAATTGTAAGTGCTTCTAAAGGAGAAGGATGCTCTGAACTAGTGGATAAGACACTTAATTTTCTTCCCGAGGGACCAAAACTTTATGGCGAAGAGACGATATGCGACCAACCATTAGATAATTTATTATCTGATTTAGTAAGAGAGCAGGTATTACTAAATACGAGAGAAGAAGTACCTCATAGTGTTGCAGTAAAGATAGAAAAGCTAGAGGAAATGAAAAGAAAAAATGGCAAAGGTTTTACAGCTATTTTGGCTACCATTATTGTTGAAAGAACAACTCAAAAAGGTATTCTCATTGGAAAGAAAGGTTCAATGTTAAAAATTATTGGTCAGTCAGCAAGATCAAATATGTCAAAATTGATTGATGGTCCAGTTCATTTGGAATTGTTTGTGAAAGTTGTTCCAAATTGGAGAAAAAAAGAATCAAGGTTAATTGAGTTTGGTTATGAGGAAGAGTTCTAG
- a CDS encoding Bax inhibitor-1 family protein gives MPASSNFNQAIREAQTSSIVGPNVVQKALPYVGGGMVLTSLGVLAGISLIATNPGLFQPLSIVALIAELILFFIATNAANSANNAKALPLLTGFSLLTGFTLSGIVALAIGTIGIGSVGTAALATGITFVIASYTGQRMSDSVGQALSGVVGLGLIGLLIAMFVQLIGGFFAPGFFGGSGLELIIAGFGTVLFVAMSFVDFYTMPRRYNDDQYLAGALGMYLTYINLFVFILRLMIALQGGGRRD, from the coding sequence ATGCCAGCAAGTAGTAATTTTAATCAAGCTATTCGTGAAGCACAAACAAGTTCAATCGTCGGACCTAATGTTGTTCAAAAAGCTTTACCTTACGTAGGTGGAGGAATGGTGCTAACTTCTTTAGGCGTTTTGGCAGGTATCTCGCTAATAGCAACAAATCCTGGACTTTTCCAGCCTCTCTCAATTGTTGCTTTAATAGCAGAATTGATATTGTTTTTTATAGCCACAAACGCTGCAAATAGTGCAAATAATGCAAAAGCCTTGCCTTTATTAACAGGATTTAGTTTGCTAACCGGTTTCACCTTAAGTGGAATAGTTGCTTTAGCTATAGGAACTATTGGTATTGGTTCAGTGGGAACGGCTGCTCTTGCTACAGGTATAACTTTCGTTATTGCTTCTTACACTGGCCAAAGAATGAGTGATAGTGTTGGCCAAGCACTAAGCGGGGTAGTTGGTCTTGGATTGATTGGACTGCTTATAGCAATGTTTGTCCAACTAATTGGAGGATTCTTTGCTCCAGGATTTTTTGGAGGTTCAGGGCTTGAATTGATAATTGCGGGATTTGGAACTGTCTTATTTGTTGCAATGTCTTTCGTCGATTTCTATACAATGCCAAGAAGATATAATGATGATCAATATCTTGCAGGAGCTTTGGGCATGTATTTAACTTATATAAATCTTTTTGTTTTTATATTAAGATTAATGATTGCACTTCAAGGAGGAGGGAGAAGGGATTAA
- a CDS encoding PhoH family protein produces the protein MKEVSKTGHFTIDLPSSDAATALSGPGNSFLKKFESLTGVSLTIRGLQLEMNGVISKIERASALVELTRPIWEQGLEVPEVDLKAALSSLNMGESSSHAQLGKKVLARSKEGRYLRPRTIRQKEYVESIENFDLTFAIGPAGTGKTFLATVCAARLLNEKKIEKIVLTRPAVEAGESLGFLPGDLQQKVDPYLRPLFDSLHSIFGVDRTNSLIEKGIIEVAPLAFMRGRTLENSMIILDEAQNTTCSQMRMFLTRLGERSRMVVNGDITQIDLRTNQESGLIEASRIFSETQGIKFCYLTVEDVVRHPLVQKIIEAYQ, from the coding sequence ATGAAGGAAGTTTCCAAAACTGGTCACTTCACTATAGATTTGCCAAGTTCTGATGCTGCTACAGCATTATCTGGTCCAGGTAATTCTTTCTTAAAAAAGTTTGAGTCTTTAACAGGAGTTTCTTTAACTATAAGAGGCTTACAACTTGAGATGAATGGAGTTATTTCTAAAATTGAAAGAGCCTCAGCATTGGTAGAACTAACAAGACCAATTTGGGAACAAGGTTTAGAAGTCCCGGAGGTAGATCTTAAAGCGGCTTTAAGTTCTCTAAATATGGGAGAATCATCTTCACATGCTCAACTTGGGAAAAAGGTTCTTGCGCGTTCAAAAGAAGGAAGATATTTAAGGCCAAGAACCATAAGACAAAAAGAATATGTTGAATCAATTGAAAATTTTGATCTTACTTTCGCAATTGGTCCAGCAGGCACTGGTAAGACATTTTTGGCAACTGTTTGCGCGGCAAGACTTTTGAACGAGAAAAAAATTGAAAAAATTGTTTTAACCAGACCAGCCGTTGAGGCTGGTGAAAGTTTGGGATTCCTACCTGGAGATTTGCAGCAAAAAGTAGATCCATATTTAAGACCCCTATTTGATTCCTTACATAGCATTTTCGGGGTTGATAGAACAAATTCTTTAATCGAAAAAGGGATTATTGAAGTTGCACCTTTAGCCTTTATGAGAGGAAGAACCCTAGAAAACTCTATGATTATCCTAGATGAAGCACAAAATACAACTTGCTCTCAAATGAGGATGTTTTTGACAAGATTAGGAGAGAGATCAAGAATGGTAGTAAACGGAGATATTACACAAATTGATTTAAGAACAAATCAGGAAAGTGGTCTCATCGAAGCATCGAGAATTTTCTCTGAAACTCAAGGCATAAAGTTTTGTTATTTAACTGTTGAAGATGTAGTTCGTCATCCTTTAGTTCAAAAAATTATTGAGGCGTATCAATAA
- the rpsP gene encoding 30S ribosomal protein S16, producing MIKLRLKRFGKKKEASFRIVACNSTSRRDSRPLQELGFYNPRTKETRLDTEALRTRLNQGAQPTDVVRTLLEKGGLLEKIERPSIAIGKAKLEKEKLAKSKTKDEENDSTEAES from the coding sequence ATGATTAAGCTGCGCCTTAAGCGCTTTGGAAAGAAAAAAGAGGCAAGTTTCAGAATTGTTGCATGCAATAGTACTTCCAGAAGAGATAGTAGACCTCTACAAGAACTAGGTTTTTATAACCCAAGAACTAAAGAAACCAGGCTTGATACGGAAGCTTTAAGAACAAGACTTAATCAGGGTGCTCAGCCTACTGATGTTGTGAGGACTCTATTAGAAAAAGGAGGTTTATTAGAAAAAATAGAAAGACCCTCTATCGCAATTGGCAAAGCAAAGTTAGAGAAGGAAAAATTAGCTAAGTCGAAAACTAAAGACGAGGAAAATGATAGTACTGAAGCTGAAAGCTAG
- the ffh gene encoding signal recognition particle protein yields the protein MFDELSSRFEDAVKGLRGEAKISENNINDALKEVKRALLDADVSLSVVKEFISDVKDKAIGEEVVRGVNPGQKFIEIVNKELINIMGNENSPLNENENSPTVILMAGLQGAGKTTATGKLGLYLKEKDKKVLLVAADIYRPAAVEQLKTLGSQYDLEVFSAKEKNSKPEEIAKDALSFASENDFNSIIIDTAGRLQIDESMMTEMVRIKEVSNPDEVLLVVDSMIGQEAADLTKSFHEKVGISGAILTKLDGDSRGGAALSIRKISGKPIKFIGVGEKIEALQPFHPERMASRILGMGDVLTLVEKAQKEVELADAEAMQKKLQEATFDFNDFVKQMRLIKRMGSLGGLIKLIPGMNKIDDGMIKDGEDQLKKIESMISSMTLEEKQKPEVLAAQPSRRQRIAQGSGYKAKDVDKVLADFQRMRGFMKQMSNGGMPGMGGMPGMGGMPGMGGMPGMGGNKPMKKQKNNKKKKGFADL from the coding sequence ATGTTTGATGAACTCTCGTCACGCTTTGAAGACGCAGTAAAGGGTTTAAGAGGCGAAGCAAAAATTAGTGAAAATAATATAAACGATGCCTTAAAGGAAGTAAAAAGAGCTCTACTTGATGCAGATGTTAGTTTGTCTGTAGTCAAAGAGTTTATATCAGATGTCAAAGATAAAGCTATCGGAGAAGAAGTAGTTAGGGGTGTAAACCCAGGTCAAAAATTTATAGAAATTGTAAATAAAGAATTGATTAACATCATGGGGAATGAAAATTCTCCATTAAACGAAAATGAAAATAGTCCCACCGTTATTTTAATGGCTGGACTTCAGGGTGCGGGTAAAACAACTGCAACAGGGAAATTAGGCCTTTATTTGAAGGAAAAAGATAAAAAAGTTCTTTTGGTTGCCGCAGATATTTATCGACCGGCAGCTGTAGAGCAGCTTAAAACTTTGGGAAGTCAATATGACTTGGAAGTTTTTTCAGCTAAAGAAAAAAATAGTAAACCAGAAGAGATAGCAAAGGACGCATTGAGTTTTGCTAGTGAAAATGATTTTAATTCGATAATTATTGATACCGCAGGAAGATTGCAAATTGATGAGTCCATGATGACTGAAATGGTTCGAATAAAAGAAGTTTCTAATCCGGACGAAGTTTTGCTTGTTGTTGATTCAATGATTGGGCAGGAAGCTGCTGATTTGACAAAGTCATTTCATGAAAAAGTTGGAATTTCAGGGGCGATATTAACTAAATTGGATGGAGACTCAAGAGGAGGCGCCGCTTTATCAATAAGAAAGATAAGTGGTAAACCAATCAAATTTATCGGTGTAGGTGAAAAAATAGAGGCACTGCAGCCATTTCATCCAGAGAGAATGGCTAGCAGAATTTTAGGCATGGGTGATGTATTGACACTTGTTGAAAAAGCCCAAAAAGAAGTTGAACTTGCTGATGCGGAAGCGATGCAAAAGAAACTTCAAGAAGCGACTTTTGATTTTAATGATTTTGTTAAGCAGATGAGATTAATTAAAAGGATGGGATCACTTGGTGGATTGATTAAATTAATTCCTGGAATGAATAAAATCGATGATGGGATGATAAAAGATGGAGAAGATCAACTTAAGAAAATAGAATCTATGATCTCTTCAATGACTCTTGAGGAGAAGCAAAAACCTGAGGTTCTTGCTGCACAGCCTTCAAGAAGACAAAGAATAGCTCAGGGTAGTGGTTATAAAGCAAAAGATGTAGATAAAGTATTAGCTGATTTTCAAAGAATGAGAGGTTTTATGAAACAAATGTCTAACGGAGGAATGCCAGGAATGGGAGGAATGCCAGGAATGGGAGGAATGCCAGGAATGGGAGGAATGCCAGGAATGGGAGGTAATAAACCAATGAAAAAACAAAAAAATAATAAGAAGAAAAAAGGGTTTGCTGATTTATAG
- a CDS encoding IMS domain-containing protein — protein sequence MELPLDHFRLIGVSPSATPEEILRAFQLRLDKTPNVGFTYEVLTQRSELLRLTADLLTDPESRREYENLLLNGISGLDFSSNREVAGLILLWESGSPKEAFKITRKALQPPQTPALGSSREADLTLLAALTARDSAIQEQQLRSYSTAADFLHEGIQLLQRMGKLGEIRKELEEDLVALLPYRILDLLSRDLNDQESHKKGLNMLENLIIKRGGLEGNNKSEYKDYLNQQEFEAFFQQIRPFLTVQEQIELFLELQKRGSLEAGFLAFLSLTANGFSRRKPEKLFEARRILKKLNLSGFDSMPLVGCLDLLLADLDQASARFLSSSDENLRDWLNNYPGNKLEAICIFCKNWLENDVLVGYRDIDSKEVDLDSWFEDREIQEFIEKLEKKSNKNAIRSNLQNQQIKKESSIKTTENLNNNLGNIDENRLPWPGGIKQNYEEFEVKENEFNEEFFKKKPIEFYNFLIEKFAELKFSFGELLKDKEIINRSPYLIYFYAFLILFSFGIGIGFLRNNSKKLIQDKSVVEIPLISKDKNQKLIKKDNIQEIKKGSSSKLKSITDKSTEFISFEIKELDKSSPSLEEIRNLINGWLFSKSNYLAGRSEINLSKIASNGLIARTIEERRKDNKKEIYKEINSQIIKIDFESQSSSRIVVLVELNYLERIVKNSGELVNETSLNPLKVKYILGFSNNSWKLVDFVSGL from the coding sequence TTGGAACTTCCTTTAGACCATTTTCGTTTAATTGGCGTAAGCCCCTCTGCAACTCCTGAGGAAATATTAAGGGCGTTTCAATTGCGATTAGATAAAACACCAAATGTAGGTTTTACTTATGAAGTTTTAACCCAAAGATCTGAGTTGCTTCGTCTCACTGCTGATCTACTTACAGATCCTGAAAGCAGAAGAGAGTACGAAAATTTGTTATTAAATGGGATATCTGGACTCGATTTTTCCTCAAATAGAGAAGTGGCAGGTTTAATACTTCTTTGGGAATCGGGTTCACCAAAAGAAGCTTTTAAAATAACTAGGAAAGCATTACAGCCCCCACAAACTCCAGCTTTAGGAAGTAGTAGAGAAGCTGATTTAACTTTATTGGCCGCTTTAACAGCTAGAGATTCTGCAATTCAAGAACAACAGCTTAGATCTTATTCGACCGCAGCAGACTTTTTACATGAAGGTATACAACTTCTACAAAGAATGGGAAAGCTTGGAGAGATAAGAAAAGAACTTGAAGAAGACTTGGTTGCTTTGCTTCCTTACAGAATTCTAGATCTACTTAGTAGGGATCTAAATGATCAAGAGTCTCATAAAAAAGGCTTAAATATGTTGGAAAATTTAATTATCAAAAGAGGTGGTTTGGAAGGTAATAATAAATCTGAATATAAAGATTATTTAAATCAGCAAGAGTTTGAAGCTTTTTTTCAGCAAATTAGACCATTCTTGACAGTTCAAGAACAGATTGAGTTGTTTCTTGAATTACAAAAAAGAGGATCATTAGAAGCAGGATTTTTAGCTTTTCTATCATTAACAGCTAATGGTTTCTCTAGAAGAAAGCCGGAAAAATTATTTGAAGCGAGGAGAATTTTAAAGAAACTAAATTTGTCTGGTTTTGATTCAATGCCTCTAGTTGGTTGTTTGGACTTGCTTTTAGCTGATTTAGACCAGGCCTCTGCAAGGTTTTTAAGTAGTTCTGATGAGAATTTACGAGATTGGCTTAACAATTATCCTGGAAATAAGTTAGAAGCGATATGTATTTTCTGTAAAAATTGGTTGGAGAATGATGTTTTAGTTGGGTACAGAGATATTGACTCTAAAGAGGTGGACTTAGATTCTTGGTTTGAAGATAGAGAAATCCAAGAATTTATTGAAAAATTAGAAAAGAAATCAAATAAAAACGCAATTAGATCAAATCTTCAGAACCAACAAATTAAAAAGGAATCTTCAATAAAAACTACTGAAAATCTTAATAATAATTTAGGCAATATTGATGAAAATAGATTACCTTGGCCAGGTGGTATTAAACAAAATTATGAAGAATTTGAGGTCAAAGAAAACGAATTCAATGAGGAATTCTTTAAGAAGAAACCAATAGAGTTTTATAATTTTTTAATTGAAAAATTTGCTGAATTAAAGTTTAGTTTTGGTGAACTCTTGAAGGATAAAGAGATTATTAATCGGTCACCTTATTTGATTTATTTTTATGCTTTTTTGATCTTATTTTCATTTGGTATTGGTATTGGATTTTTGAGAAATAATTCAAAAAAATTAATTCAGGACAAGTCTGTTGTTGAAATACCTTTAATTTCTAAAGATAAAAATCAAAAGCTTATTAAGAAAGATAATATTCAAGAAATAAAAAAAGGTTCCTCAAGTAAATTGAAGTCTATTACTGATAAATCCACTGAATTTATTTCCTTTGAAATCAAAGAACTTGATAAATCTTCGCCTTCTTTGGAAGAAATAAGAAATTTAATTAATGGATGGCTTTTCAGTAAAAGTAATTATTTAGCAGGAAGAAGTGAAATTAATCTTTCTAAAATTGCTAGTAATGGTTTAATTGCGCGAACAATCGAAGAAAGACGAAAGGATAACAAGAAGGAAATTTATAAAGAAATTAATTCCCAAATAATTAAGATAGATTTTGAATCTCAATCTTCATCTCGGATAGTTGTTTTAGTTGAATTAAATTATTTAGAAAGAATAGTAAAGAATTCTGGTGAATTAGTTAATGAAACGTCTTTGAATCCTCTGAAAGTAAAATATATTTTGGGTTTTTCAAATAATTCTTGGAAATTGGTTGATTTCGTTAGTGGCTTGTAA
- the pdhA gene encoding pyruvate dehydrogenase (acetyl-transferring) E1 component subunit alpha, translated as MLTNQNFIKVFFLETHVERISNLQDIKKAELNREIGLFLYEDMTLGRRFEDKCAEMYYRGKMFGFVHLYNGQEAISTGVIGAMKKKHDWFCSTYRDHVHALSAGVPSFEVMSELFGKATGCSKGRGGSMHLFSREHHLLGGYAFIGEGIPVALGAAFSSKYKKEVTGNSSSDAVTAAFFGDGTCNNGQFFECLNMAQLWKLPIIFVVENNKWAIGMAHDRATSNPEIWRKASAFGMHGEEVDGMDVLAVRGAAQRAVERARAGEGPTLLECLTYRYRGHSLADPDELRSEKEKEFWGKRDPIKKLAKEIIDGKFATEEELKIIEKKIDTEISESVKNAIEAPEPPSQELTKYIWAED; from the coding sequence ATGTTAACAAATCAAAACTTCATTAAGGTATTTTTCTTGGAAACACACGTAGAGAGAATCTCAAATCTTCAAGATATAAAAAAAGCCGAATTAAATCGAGAAATCGGATTATTTCTTTATGAAGACATGACGCTTGGTCGAAGGTTTGAAGATAAATGTGCAGAAATGTATTACAGGGGTAAAATGTTTGGTTTCGTTCATTTATATAACGGTCAAGAGGCTATAAGCACCGGAGTAATCGGTGCCATGAAGAAAAAACATGATTGGTTTTGTAGTACTTATCGTGACCATGTTCATGCACTAAGTGCGGGTGTTCCCTCATTTGAAGTAATGAGTGAACTTTTTGGTAAAGCTACAGGTTGTAGCAAAGGCAGAGGTGGATCTATGCATTTATTTTCAAGAGAGCATCACTTACTCGGAGGATATGCATTTATTGGAGAGGGAATTCCAGTTGCACTAGGCGCAGCCTTTTCAAGTAAATACAAAAAGGAAGTTACTGGTAATAGTTCTAGTGATGCAGTAACTGCAGCATTCTTTGGGGATGGGACTTGCAATAATGGGCAGTTTTTTGAATGTTTAAATATGGCCCAGTTATGGAAATTACCTATAATTTTTGTTGTTGAAAATAACAAATGGGCTATCGGGATGGCTCACGATAGAGCTACTAGCAATCCTGAAATCTGGAGAAAAGCGTCTGCTTTTGGTATGCACGGCGAGGAAGTTGATGGAATGGATGTATTAGCAGTTAGAGGGGCAGCACAAAGAGCAGTTGAGCGAGCTAGAGCAGGAGAAGGGCCAACACTTTTAGAATGCTTGACTTATAGATACAGAGGGCATTCTCTCGCAGATCCTGATGAATTGAGGTCTGAAAAAGAGAAGGAGTTTTGGGGGAAAAGAGATCCTATAAAGAAATTAGCCAAAGAAATTATTGATGGTAAGTTCGCGACAGAAGAAGAATTAAAAATTATTGAAAAGAAAATTGATACAGAGATATCTGAGTCTGTTAAAAATGCTATTGAAGCACCCGAACCCCCATCACAAGAATTAACTAAGTATATTTGGGCCGAGGATTAA